GAACTtcagtttgttggatcctgtATGAGTTTGCCCTGTCGTCACGTTCTCCACTGCTTTCATGGTCACCCCAATTCGGGTGTTCATCTCAGCCATCTTTTCTTGGATGGCATCGATCGTTGTTCTGAATTCATCAGCTAATCCATTAAACAACTTCATCGATCGTCAAACTGTTCGTCACGTCCCTCCTTGTGCGCGACAGAGCTATCAGGGCTGCCAACAGATCTTGAGCTGCTTGTAGGAAcaactctttcttcgagcGAGGCCATTCGAaacattagtttttttattggCAACCCATCCAAGCGATTTCCCATTGTGTTAATTTCTTCgacttttccattcaattcGTCACTTATGCTTCCAGGAAGCGGACGGTGTCAGGAACTTCTTTGAGGAATagcatttcctcctctattaaAGTAAGTCGGTCGGCTTGTGAtttgggtgtcgactttgtcgTCGACATGGTTTCGGTCTTTACCATGTCACAGAgctaacaaagctctgatatcatttgtcacaatcgcactttgatggcagcggacttgcaaTTGTGTGGCACTCACTTCCCaacaacaagtgagttaagcctattcaTTCTTGTGTCGCCACGGCCAAGTGACGTATGCttgagcctctggcctcgatttaagaaaaaagttttagaaaacggtggcagagagatttcgaaagagagttttgaaagcaagattttgagaaattgaaattggtgttatatgggaatgtaagcaaaagggAACAACAACAtcttactgcatataactatcgggtagggagaagttgacaactagtcatatcccctgTAGTATATTGTGAGGCATTATGTttggcaggcctagacatgatttttctGAAACGccatacttcctagaaatacaaaagtaaattGTTATGGGCAtacggccatgggcaacacgccttggatgagcatgaccgtgacatctaACACGACATCGCATGTAGAGaccatgacacgtgcataggataataacatttttatttttttagacttaggttagtatagagtctatttactttatttattattgtcttaatcttgttttaaatatattttcgtACACATAAATCCAtgacatatttattattattgtcttcatcttatttttaatatgctTTCGTACAAGCAAGTCTATGAtagtgttttaaaatgttcatattttacgattatgttttaaatgctTAATTCTGACTTTAGGTTAGTGAAAATATAGGGAAGTTACAATATCAATATTGTCCAACCTAACGTTTGTTTTAGCAAAGTCAgagattataatttttattaaaaaaacgatGATCATTTTCTCGATTCGAATGAATCATCAAACCATACCGATACTAAACCAAATGTGGTCCTTTCgtttaatcaaatttgaatgtAGCAACTCTTGAAAAGTCATCACAATGACTCTGACTAAATGAAAAggcaaaataaaattttaaaagatctTAACTCATGTTTCAAATCTACGTTAGGAAAAGGATAAAAATGGCAACAATAGGAGTAATATACAAATTCTATGGTCGTGGgatacaaataatataatataatatatatatatatatatatatagatatatatatatatatataagcaaCTGAGAGCTGcttagagtatttttattcaatcttTGGGCGTGCTTCAAAGCCGCCGCCTGCTCTCTTCTCTAGGGAGTAAGGCATATAGGTACCAAGTATTCTATCCCATGTAACAAAAAAGGGTTGTGAATAGTTAACCTTGTTGCCATATAGCTGATGGTGGAGGTCGTGATATGCAGTATTGTTGCGAAATAAGAGGTGGAAGAGGTTACCAGGCAGCCATAATCCACAGTGATCGTCTACAGTCTTAATAGTGgcgaaggaaaagaagaagatggagacTCTAGGAGTCATACCAGATGCTAGAAAGGACAACACCCCACCAACCATGTCAAGCAGTAGACCTTCCACAGGATGATTATACAATGCCCCAAATGCATATGGAACAACAAGCCTATGGTGATGAGAATGAATGTGTCTGTACAGAAACTTGTTATGATGCATGTATCTGTGTGCGAAGTACTGCCACGTGTCCAGAACGAACATCGCGGTTACAAATTGCAAAGCAACCATTGGCCAGGATTTTGGAACTGCACTGCTCCCATCTTCATTTCCAGTCACCTGAACGTTATAACACGATGCAATTATAAATTCGGACACAAACCAGTATGAAAGTGCAGAGCAGACACTCCACATGATATCAGTCGTGGAATATTACTAATCCAGAGTTTCTAAGGATGTCCTGAATAGGTGGCTTCTATGTTTGAGCTCATAAGCTCAAAACATTTGAGCTCAGGACTTGCCACTTTATCCACAGGGCCAAACccaaataattcaattaatagGATGTCTATTTCACATGAACATCCACTAAACTACCGCTCTACATCTGATTTAGCAATAGCAAGAGTAGTGTAGCAAATTCATGCAACACACgagacaaaattaaatggaagtccaaatattttgtttgtctGAGTTGGTGACTTCCTACCGAGTGCCGAATCATGACACcccaaaaaatttgaacttaaatTTGAAAGACAATAACACAGATTCTGAGAGTCAGAAGGATTTGAATGTGGCACAAAATTGTGAATAAACACGAAACCTAATCCAAAGGATTAAACTATAGTTGAAGGAAGTGgaacttaattttcaaacaaagcAGAAATATCGTGTtgtttttaaacaattaactTTCTACTTCAAACGATCATCTCATAGGGAATTTAACAATGAGAAAGGCGTTATAGCCTACAATTTTGTTCATATCTATCTTGAAAAGTTGTTCTTGTTGTgttcaatataaaaaaacactTCCAGATAAAA
The nucleotide sequence above comes from Cucurbita pepo subsp. pepo cultivar mu-cu-16 chromosome LG11, ASM280686v2, whole genome shotgun sequence. Encoded proteins:
- the LOC111805695 gene encoding sphinganine C4-monooxygenase 1-like; this encodes MEFIISDDLLGTFVPIFVYWLYSGIYVLLGFFDNYRLHSKTEEDEKNLVSKSTVVRGVLFQQFVQAIVAIILFKVTGNEDGSSAVPKSWPMVALQFVTAMFVLDTWQYFAHRYMHHNKFLYRHIHSHHHRLVVPYAFGALYNHPVEGLLLDMVGGVLSFLASGMTPRVSIFFFSFATIKTVDDHCGLWLPGNLFHLLFRNNTAYHDLHHQLYGNKVNYSQPFFVTWDRILGTYMPYSLEKRAGGGFEARPKIE